In Halorhabdus rudnickae, the following proteins share a genomic window:
- a CDS encoding DUF7860 family protein, producing MSGYRDMDYVKLARWGFVLGAAMFLLGGIGHMVGPTLQGWESGLLLDMEIGGILVGLLSPLTFGIVLPLTE from the coding sequence ATGTCAGGCTATCGTGACATGGACTACGTGAAACTGGCCCGCTGGGGGTTCGTCCTCGGCGCGGCGATGTTTCTGCTCGGCGGTATCGGTCACATGGTTGGCCCCACGCTCCAGGGTTGGGAGTCGGGACTCCTCCTCGATATGGAGATCGGAGGCATTCTCGTGGGTCTCCTCTCGCCGCTGACCTTCGGGATCGTCCTGCCGCTCACGGAGTGA
- a CDS encoding HIT family protein produces MTDCVFCAIVAEELPSHTVHETEDTLAFLDANPLAKGHTLVVPKAHHQRLVDVPTETATEFYDTIHEVVPAVEAAVNAPATTVAINNGTEAGQEVPHVHAHVVPRFDGDSGGPIHTLFRDRPSVSESRQEDLAADIAART; encoded by the coding sequence ATGACCGATTGCGTGTTCTGTGCGATCGTCGCCGAGGAGTTGCCGAGCCACACCGTTCACGAGACCGAGGACACCCTGGCCTTCCTCGACGCAAACCCACTCGCGAAAGGACACACGCTCGTGGTTCCGAAAGCTCACCATCAACGACTTGTGGACGTGCCAACTGAGACCGCGACAGAGTTCTACGACACCATCCACGAGGTAGTCCCAGCTGTCGAAGCAGCCGTCAATGCGCCGGCGACGACCGTCGCGATCAACAACGGCACGGAAGCTGGACAGGAAGTTCCCCACGTTCACGCCCACGTCGTCCCCCGCTTCGATGGCGACAGCGGGGGACCGATCCACACCCTATTCCGGGATCGCCCATCCGTCTCCGAGAGTCGCCAGGAGGACCTCGCGGCCGATATTGCCGCTCGAACGTGA
- a CDS encoding aldo/keto reductase: MEFRTLGSTGVDVSAVGLGTWNVGPAWGEVSDERAKEAIHTALDADVNLIDTAEVYGGGRAERLIGEVLEERGRDGIFVPTKAAPDEDGGHSETGLQESIAGSKDRLGVETIDLVQLHCPETGAFYDPNTFETLEELREVGEIAHAGVSVEKVEEAMKAIEYPVVETVQIIFNPFRDRPAERFFERAAAEDVGIIVRVPLASGLLADAFDGIEDFKEGDHRKSAAEGGVDAGIGRAGGETFAGVPFEAGLDAVEDLRAHVPEEMSMAQFSLRWILDHDAVSTVIPGSTSPDHVEANAAAADFDPLSHETHGAVRDIYEKQLYDDVHHRW, from the coding sequence ATGGAGTTTCGCACTCTCGGATCGACCGGCGTAGACGTGTCGGCGGTCGGTCTCGGTACGTGGAACGTCGGCCCCGCCTGGGGCGAGGTCAGCGACGAACGGGCCAAAGAAGCGATCCATACGGCCCTGGACGCAGACGTCAACCTGATCGACACCGCCGAAGTCTACGGCGGCGGCCGTGCGGAACGACTCATCGGCGAGGTACTCGAGGAACGCGGCCGCGACGGGATCTTCGTCCCGACGAAGGCCGCACCCGACGAGGACGGCGGGCACTCCGAAACGGGGCTACAGGAGTCCATTGCGGGGTCGAAAGACCGCCTCGGCGTCGAGACCATCGACCTCGTGCAGTTGCACTGCCCCGAGACGGGGGCGTTCTACGATCCCAACACGTTCGAGACGCTGGAAGAACTGCGCGAAGTGGGTGAGATCGCTCACGCCGGCGTCAGCGTCGAGAAGGTAGAGGAGGCGATGAAGGCCATCGAGTACCCCGTGGTCGAAACGGTCCAGATCATCTTCAATCCGTTCCGGGATCGCCCCGCCGAGCGGTTCTTCGAACGGGCGGCCGCCGAAGACGTGGGCATTATCGTCCGCGTGCCGCTGGCCTCCGGCCTGCTCGCCGACGCCTTCGACGGCATTGAGGACTTCAAGGAAGGGGACCACCGCAAGAGTGCCGCCGAGGGGGGCGTCGATGCCGGGATCGGTCGCGCCGGCGGAGAGACCTTCGCTGGCGTGCCTTTCGAGGCCGGTTTGGACGCCGTCGAAGATCTGCGAGCGCACGTTCCCGAGGAGATGTCGATGGCCCAGTTCTCCCTCCGGTGGATCCTCGATCACGACGCCGTCTCGACGGTCATTCCCGGTTCGACCTCGCCCGACCACGTCGAGGCGAACGCCGCTGCAGCGGACTTCGATCCGCTCTCACACGAAACTCACGGCGCAGTCAGAGACATCTACGAGAAACAGCTTTACGACGACGTCCACCACCGCTGGTGA
- a CDS encoding transcription initiation factor IIB, whose amino-acid sequence MAGDCPECGNRLTRDGREAICSECGLVVAESRIDHGPEWRTFDDEGKNRRRTGPPLSRARHDRGFSTRIGRDSGAGPRRRRRMARLRRQHRRSRTASKAERNLMYGMMEIRRVVDRLSLTEGFRDDACVLFETGQDAGLLHGRTIEGMAAAAVYAVCRSADISRMVEEVTAVAQADSDELTVAYAALNRELGLETGPIDPREYLPRFADRLDLTPAVERRAREFVGIVTDRDLAGGRAPSGVAAACLYTAAQEHGTEVTQQDAAEVAGVAPATLRSTYQDISERSVEPASD is encoded by the coding sequence ATGGCCGGGGACTGCCCGGAGTGTGGGAATAGACTGACGCGTGACGGCCGCGAAGCAATCTGTAGCGAGTGTGGATTAGTCGTCGCCGAATCGCGAATCGACCACGGACCGGAGTGGCGCACTTTCGACGACGAGGGCAAGAATCGGCGCCGTACTGGGCCGCCGCTCTCGCGGGCCCGGCACGATCGGGGGTTCTCGACGCGAATCGGCCGGGACAGCGGGGCGGGACCCAGACGCCGACGGCGGATGGCTCGACTCCGTCGCCAGCATCGACGCTCGCGAACCGCCTCGAAGGCCGAACGAAATCTGATGTACGGCATGATGGAGATCCGCCGGGTCGTCGACCGGTTGTCGCTAACCGAGGGTTTCCGAGACGACGCCTGCGTCCTGTTCGAAACCGGCCAGGACGCTGGACTGTTACATGGACGGACGATCGAAGGAATGGCGGCAGCAGCGGTTTACGCCGTCTGTCGGTCAGCAGATATTTCCCGTATGGTCGAAGAAGTCACGGCCGTCGCCCAGGCTGACAGCGATGAGTTGACCGTCGCCTACGCTGCCCTCAACCGCGAACTCGGACTCGAGACCGGACCGATCGACCCACGCGAGTACCTGCCGCGATTTGCCGACCGACTCGACTTGACACCCGCAGTCGAACGCCGCGCCAGGGAATTCGTCGGGATCGTTACGGATCGAGATCTCGCAGGTGGACGGGCACCGAGCGGTGTCGCCGCCGCCTGTCTGTACACCGCCGCACAGGAACATGGTACCGAAGTCACACAACAGGACGCGGCGGAGGTGGCCGGCGTAGCACCCGCGACGCTCCGCTCGACATACCAGGACATCAGCGAGAGAAGCGTCGAACCCGCGTCCGACTGA
- the ileS gene encoding isoleucine--tRNA ligase — MTDTEDQADLSPTYDRFGEVADQYDPESVRERVFAHWDAVEAYEQTKAHRADGEDFFFVDGPPYTSGAAHMGTTWNKTLKDAYIRYLRMQGYDVTDRPGYDMHGLPIETKVEEKLDFQNKKDIEAFGEEAFIEECKDFAEEQLEGLQSDFESFGVWMDWDNPYKTVSPEYMEAAWWGFEQAHERGLVEQGKRSISQCPRCETAIANNEVEYEDVSDPSIYVKFSLQSREGSLVIWTTTPWTIPANTFVAVDEELTYQGVEATKDGETEVLWIAESCVEDVLSKGRYEDYEIVDEASGEEMVGWEYEHPLREEVPNAPDGEDALQVYTAEYVEADRTGLVHSAPGHGEEDFERGQELGLDVFCPVGGDGVYEEAAGRYAGEFVKDADEAIMDDLEANGNLLSRGTTNHSYGHCWRCDTGIIQIVTDQWFITVTDIKDEMLDNIADSEWHPEWARDNRFRDFVEEAPDWNVSRQRYWGIPLPIWLPSEAHSASEPSSGDEPRDPIDWNGSMQEAIVIGDREELAERVDQEIDPEAVDLHKGTVDDLTITEDGVVYERVPDVFDVWLDSSVASWGTLDYPEQEGDFDELWPADLIMEAHDQTRGWFWSQLGMGTAAVGEIPYDEVLMHGYALMPDGRGMSKSKGITVEPQEAIDEGGADPMRAFLLSQNPQGEDMRFSWEGMDSMGRNLNILWNVFRFPLPYMRMDGYSPEDTTVEDVSLQQIDEWVLSRLQTVEAQMGEHFEDRRQDRAIDVLMDFIVEDVSRFYVQAVRDRVWEEGEDGSKDAAYATLYRVLEDTVALLAPFTPFIAEEIYQYLTGDVGYDTVHMCDWPEPDADLRDLGLEDEISVVRAVEEAGSNARQQAERKLRWPVKRVVVDVDDQEVGGSIELQAGLLGERLNAKSIEVVDPDEAWGELTYSAEADMSKLGPAFGDDAGTVMNALNEASVAEPTVEALESAVASELGRGVDLEAEMVEFVRNTPEGVASTEFEALDGGGIVYVDTTLTEAIESEGYAREVVRRVQEMRKDLDLEMDARIRVEYDIDDERVAELVAEHEDIIAEEVRADTFGAIEDGYRKTWEIEGLTAEIAIEEV, encoded by the coding sequence ATGACAGATACCGAGGACCAGGCCGACCTGTCGCCGACCTACGACCGGTTCGGCGAGGTGGCCGACCAGTACGACCCCGAAAGCGTCCGCGAGCGGGTGTTCGCCCACTGGGACGCCGTCGAGGCCTACGAGCAGACCAAGGCCCACCGCGCCGACGGCGAGGACTTCTTTTTCGTCGATGGCCCACCGTACACCTCCGGGGCGGCCCACATGGGCACGACCTGGAACAAGACGCTGAAAGACGCTTATATCCGGTATCTCCGCATGCAGGGCTACGATGTGACCGACCGGCCGGGCTACGACATGCACGGCCTGCCCATCGAGACGAAAGTCGAGGAGAAACTCGATTTCCAGAACAAGAAGGACATCGAGGCGTTTGGCGAGGAGGCGTTCATCGAGGAATGTAAGGACTTCGCCGAGGAGCAACTCGAGGGGCTCCAGTCGGACTTTGAGTCCTTCGGCGTCTGGATGGACTGGGACAACCCCTACAAGACGGTGTCCCCGGAATACATGGAGGCAGCGTGGTGGGGGTTCGAGCAGGCCCACGAACGGGGACTGGTCGAACAGGGCAAGCGCTCGATCTCGCAGTGTCCCCGCTGTGAGACGGCCATCGCTAACAACGAAGTCGAATACGAGGACGTCTCTGACCCCTCGATCTACGTGAAGTTCTCCCTGCAGAGTCGGGAAGGCAGCCTCGTCATCTGGACGACCACGCCCTGGACGATCCCCGCCAATACCTTCGTCGCCGTTGACGAGGAGCTGACCTACCAGGGCGTCGAGGCAACCAAGGACGGTGAGACGGAGGTGCTGTGGATCGCCGAGTCCTGCGTCGAGGATGTTCTCTCGAAGGGGCGCTACGAGGACTACGAGATCGTCGACGAAGCGAGCGGCGAGGAGATGGTCGGCTGGGAATACGAACACCCACTTCGTGAGGAGGTCCCGAACGCACCTGACGGCGAGGACGCCCTGCAGGTCTACACCGCCGAGTACGTCGAGGCCGACCGGACTGGACTGGTCCACTCCGCACCGGGCCACGGTGAGGAGGACTTCGAGCGCGGCCAGGAACTCGGCCTGGACGTGTTCTGTCCGGTCGGTGGCGACGGCGTCTACGAGGAGGCGGCCGGGAGATACGCCGGCGAGTTCGTCAAGGACGCCGACGAGGCGATCATGGACGACCTCGAAGCCAACGGCAATCTACTCTCCCGAGGGACGACCAACCACAGTTACGGCCACTGCTGGCGCTGTGATACGGGCATCATCCAGATCGTCACCGACCAGTGGTTCATCACGGTCACGGATATCAAAGACGAGATGCTCGACAACATCGCGGACAGCGAGTGGCACCCCGAGTGGGCGCGTGACAATCGCTTCCGGGACTTCGTCGAGGAGGCCCCCGACTGGAACGTCTCTCGGCAGCGTTACTGGGGGATCCCTCTGCCGATTTGGCTGCCGAGCGAGGCGCATAGCGCCTCGGAACCGTCGAGCGGCGACGAGCCGCGAGACCCGATCGACTGGAACGGCTCGATGCAGGAAGCCATCGTCATCGGCGACCGCGAGGAACTCGCAGAGCGCGTCGATCAGGAGATCGACCCCGAAGCCGTCGACCTCCATAAGGGGACCGTCGACGACCTGACGATCACCGAGGACGGTGTGGTCTACGAGCGGGTCCCGGACGTCTTCGACGTGTGGCTCGACTCTTCGGTCGCCTCGTGGGGGACCCTCGATTACCCCGAGCAGGAAGGCGACTTCGATGAGTTGTGGCCGGCCGACCTTATCATGGAGGCCCACGACCAGACCCGCGGGTGGTTCTGGTCGCAACTCGGGATGGGGACGGCGGCGGTCGGCGAGATCCCCTACGACGAGGTGCTGATGCACGGCTACGCGTTGATGCCCGACGGCCGGGGGATGTCCAAATCCAAGGGCATCACCGTCGAGCCACAGGAGGCCATCGACGAGGGCGGGGCGGACCCGATGCGGGCGTTCCTGCTCTCCCAGAACCCCCAGGGCGAGGACATGCGCTTCTCCTGGGAAGGGATGGACTCGATGGGGCGCAACCTCAATATCCTCTGGAACGTCTTCCGGTTCCCGCTGCCGTACATGCGGATGGACGGCTACTCTCCCGAGGACACGACTGTCGAGGATGTCTCTCTCCAACAGATCGACGAGTGGGTGCTCTCCCGGCTGCAGACCGTCGAAGCCCAGATGGGCGAACACTTCGAGGATCGACGCCAGGACCGGGCGATCGATGTCCTAATGGACTTCATTGTCGAGGACGTTTCACGGTTTTACGTCCAGGCCGTTCGGGATCGCGTCTGGGAAGAAGGCGAAGACGGCTCGAAGGACGCCGCGTACGCAACCCTGTACCGCGTGCTGGAGGATACTGTCGCGTTACTGGCTCCCTTTACCCCCTTCATCGCCGAGGAGATCTACCAGTATCTGACCGGCGACGTCGGCTACGATACGGTCCACATGTGCGACTGGCCCGAACCCGACGCCGACCTGCGCGACCTTGGCCTAGAGGACGAGATCAGCGTCGTCCGAGCGGTCGAAGAAGCCGGCTCGAACGCTCGCCAGCAGGCCGAGCGGAAACTCCGTTGGCCCGTCAAGCGCGTGGTCGTCGACGTCGACGATCAGGAGGTCGGCGGGTCGATCGAACTACAGGCAGGCTTGCTCGGAGAGCGCCTGAACGCCAAGTCGATCGAGGTTGTCGATCCCGACGAGGCATGGGGTGAACTCACCTACAGCGCCGAGGCCGACATGAGCAAACTCGGTCCCGCCTTCGGCGACGACGCCGGCACGGTCATGAACGCGCTCAACGAGGCAAGTGTCGCCGAGCCGACCGTCGAGGCCCTGGAATCGGCCGTTGCGAGCGAACTGGGTCGGGGTGTCGATCTCGAGGCAGAGATGGTCGAGTTCGTCCGGAACACGCCCGAGGGCGTCGCGAGCACGGAGTTCGAGGCCCTCGACGGTGGCGGTATCGTCTACGTTGATACCACACTGACCGAGGCCATCGAGAGTGAGGGCTACGCCCGCGAGGTCGTCCGGCGTGTCCAGGAGATGCGGAAAGATCTCGATCTGGAGATGGATGCCCGCATTCGGGTCGAGTACGATATCGACGACGAGCGTGTGGCCGAACTCGTCGCCGAACACGAAGATATCATCGCCGAGGAAGTCCGGGCCGACACGTTCGGTGCGATCGAAGACGGCTATCGCAAAACCTGGGAGATCGAGGGACTCACCGCTGAGATCGCGATCGAAGAAGTCTGA
- a CDS encoding GAP family protein produces the protein MGFRGIHRIGLAVVVLLAVLVGGATTMADAEAVEQTTTISNDTDSGEVHVVFFHLPTCPHCANVEAFLEEQRDDHKFSVEKYNARKHTDRMTDYLREYDVPRKYWGTVPVVFVDDAYAIGDRPAIKLLEKRFEATAEQDEVTTEPGPEADNATTEQGPEADNATAGPAGSDSPETITLVSLAGLAIGDAINPCALAVLVVLLTTILTRNPEQPVTVLKSGLAFSLAVGLTYAGLGLLLIFGLKSAANAATVEIGGLRRLFGLLAIGLGLLNVKDGVSHGAGGFVFEVPRSWRPTMQRYLTKPLWNRAAVLGGLLAGIAVSLFLLPCTGGPYIVAGGILAEMAWSQSIPLLVAYNFVFVLPMIVITVAVAGGYTKAEAVGAWREKHIETLHFVAGGLLVGLGILLVAGLL, from the coding sequence ATGGGGTTTCGGGGGATCCATCGCATTGGTCTTGCCGTCGTCGTACTGTTGGCCGTCCTCGTCGGCGGGGCCACTACCATGGCGGACGCGGAAGCGGTCGAACAGACTACGACTATCAGCAACGACACCGACAGCGGGGAGGTCCACGTTGTCTTCTTCCATCTCCCGACCTGTCCGCACTGTGCCAACGTCGAGGCATTCCTCGAGGAACAGCGCGACGATCACAAGTTCTCGGTCGAGAAGTACAACGCCCGCAAGCACACGGATCGGATGACCGACTACCTGCGCGAATACGACGTTCCACGGAAATATTGGGGTACAGTCCCAGTCGTCTTCGTCGATGATGCGTACGCCATCGGGGACAGACCAGCGATTAAACTCCTCGAAAAGCGCTTCGAAGCGACCGCCGAGCAGGACGAAGTGACAACGGAACCAGGCCCAGAGGCCGACAACGCAACAACCGAACAGGGCCCAGAGGCCGACAACGCGACGGCAGGACCGGCTGGCAGCGATAGTCCCGAGACGATCACACTCGTTTCCCTGGCGGGGCTGGCCATCGGTGATGCGATCAATCCCTGTGCGCTGGCGGTGCTCGTGGTTTTGCTCACGACGATCCTAACCCGAAACCCCGAGCAGCCAGTCACGGTGCTCAAATCAGGGCTGGCGTTCTCACTCGCTGTCGGCCTGACCTACGCAGGGCTGGGTCTGCTTCTCATCTTCGGCCTGAAATCCGCAGCGAACGCCGCCACCGTCGAGATCGGCGGCCTCAGACGACTGTTCGGCCTGCTGGCTATCGGGTTGGGGCTGCTCAACGTCAAAGACGGGGTCAGTCACGGCGCTGGCGGGTTCGTCTTCGAAGTACCCCGATCCTGGCGGCCGACGATGCAGCGCTATCTGACGAAACCGCTGTGGAACCGGGCCGCCGTCCTCGGTGGCCTACTCGCCGGTATCGCGGTGAGCCTCTTCCTGTTGCCCTGTACCGGCGGCCCCTACATCGTTGCGGGCGGCATCCTTGCCGAGATGGCCTGGAGCCAGTCGATTCCGCTCCTGGTGGCGTATAATTTCGTGTTCGTCCTGCCGATGATCGTCATCACGGTCGCCGTCGCCGGTGGCTACACGAAAGCCGAAGCCGTCGGTGCGTGGCGCGAGAAACACATCGAAACCTTACACTTCGTGGCCGGCGGGCTCCTTGTCGGGCTCGGTATTTTGCTGGTCGCCGGCCTCCTGTGA
- a CDS encoding NAD(P)/FAD-dependent oxidoreductase, producing the protein MTSQPFRDGTDASYVVVGDGIAGSSAAAELADRTTDASITVVTGESEPLYNRILIKEFAKGALSADVVRMHDRSWYDDRDIDLRLGTRVETVDTTAQVLEIESGESIAYDELLVATGSTPRPLPVENADADGVTTFWTIEDAAQIRQNAARAEHNVIVGGGLLGIDYAAIAAAQDINSHYLIREGHWFSGALSETGAEIVHEALRERGVTPVVETEVSRFETDDAGQLRAAITSDGRRYEADCAGVAIGTTPNTGLLEETPVALEDGVVVDETLSADVPSVWAAGDVARYDDPRLGRHVSNGTWGSAAAQGELAARNMLAAPDAAAPFEYVPSYSVSHFEFPLASFGHPRLGDTYHERRYGDREWRRLAFRDGQLVGGVLIGDREPLQAYKQLTASGRHVQQQVQQLLAPSFDGTDFERQSSPLASD; encoded by the coding sequence ATGACCTCACAGCCTTTTCGGGACGGAACCGACGCGTCGTACGTCGTGGTCGGCGACGGTATCGCCGGCAGCTCGGCGGCGGCCGAACTCGCTGACCGAACAACTGACGCCTCGATCACAGTGGTAACTGGCGAATCCGAGCCCCTCTACAATCGGATCCTGATCAAGGAGTTCGCCAAGGGAGCTCTGTCGGCGGACGTCGTCCGCATGCATGATCGATCGTGGTATGACGACCGCGACATCGACCTCCGCCTCGGCACGCGCGTCGAGACCGTCGACACCACGGCACAAGTCCTCGAGATAGAGTCCGGCGAGTCGATCGCCTACGACGAGTTGCTCGTTGCGACCGGGAGCACACCGCGGCCGTTGCCGGTCGAAAACGCTGACGCCGACGGTGTGACCACGTTCTGGACGATCGAGGACGCCGCTCAGATTCGACAGAACGCTGCTAGGGCCGAACACAACGTGATCGTCGGTGGTGGCCTGCTGGGGATCGACTATGCTGCCATCGCCGCCGCCCAGGACATCAACTCTCACTACCTCATCCGGGAGGGACACTGGTTCTCGGGAGCTCTCTCAGAAACCGGCGCAGAAATCGTTCACGAAGCGCTACGTGAGCGTGGTGTGACGCCTGTTGTCGAGACCGAGGTCAGTCGCTTCGAGACCGACGACGCTGGACAGCTCCGTGCAGCAATCACATCGGATGGCCGTCGATACGAGGCCGATTGTGCCGGCGTCGCCATCGGGACGACGCCGAACACGGGCCTGCTTGAGGAGACGCCGGTCGCCCTCGAGGATGGCGTCGTCGTCGATGAGACGCTGTCGGCGGACGTCCCGTCAGTGTGGGCGGCGGGTGATGTCGCTCGCTACGATGACCCTCGACTCGGGCGACACGTCAGCAACGGTACCTGGGGAAGTGCGGCTGCACAGGGTGAGTTGGCCGCTCGGAACATGCTCGCCGCGCCCGACGCGGCAGCGCCCTTCGAGTACGTCCCGTCCTATTCGGTTTCGCACTTCGAGTTTCCACTCGCGTCGTTCGGTCACCCGCGACTCGGGGACACCTATCACGAACGCCGGTACGGCGATCGGGAGTGGCGGCGACTCGCTTTCCGGGATGGCCAGCTCGTCGGTGGCGTCTTGATCGGCGATCGCGAGCCACTTCAGGCGTACAAGCAACTCACTGCCAGCGGTCGCCACGTGCAACAACAGGTCCAGCAGTTGCTCGCCCCGTCCTTTGATGGGACCGACTTCGAGCGTCAGTCCTCGCCGCTGGCCTCGGACTAA